The Papaver somniferum cultivar HN1 chromosome 6, ASM357369v1, whole genome shotgun sequence genome segment GTACTGGATGCATTCAAGTCTCAGTTATCACTGCCTCAGATTTACACCATTGGTCCTCTTCACAATCTTGACAATCAAATTCCACAACATGGGCTGCAGTCAATTGGATCAAATATGTGGAAAGAGGATACCAAGTGTATCAGGTGGCTTGATTCCAAAGAACCCAATTCAGTCATGTATGTTAATTTTGGCAGCATAGCTGTTATAACCACTCAGCAACTTGTGGAATTGGCTTGGGGACTGGCTAATACTAAACACCCTTTTTTCTGGATTATCCGACCTGATCTCGTAGTTGGTGAGTCTGCAATACTCCCCCCTGAGTTCGTAATAGAAACCAAAGAAAGAAGTCTGCTCGCAAGTTGGTGTCCACAGGAATATGTACTGAATCACCCATCCATAGCTGGTTTCTTAACACACTGTGGATGGAATTCAACTTTAGAAAGCTTATCAAGTGGAGTTCCTATGATCTGTTGGCCATTTTTCGGGGATCAACTAACAAACTGCAGTTACTCTTGTAACCATTGGGGTGTTGGAATGGAAATTGATAATGAGGTGAAGAGAGATGAAGTTGAAAAGATGGTGAGAGAGTTAATGGAAGGTGAAACGGGTAAAGAGATGAAGAGTAGGGCCATGGAGTTgaagaagaaagctgaagaagcCACATCACCTGGTGGCTCTTCTTACGCTAACGTGGACGAGATAATTAATTTATTAGCAGTGTAAAGTGATTATCATGTGAATGGTGTTAGGTTCACATTCAGATAATAATGCAGTCGTTAAAGCTACTTAAATTTATCATTCCAGCAGAAGCTATTGTTTACGGGTCTTGTGGGTTCAGTGTTTAACATAAATCTTAAAAATGGTAATTCTCTAACGCTGCTCTAGATGTATTAAAATGATGCAATAAATTGACTCCGTTTCTAAAATTTCTGGTAGACAAAGGCATCCATAAAATACTTATCCTCACCTAACTTCTAAGCATTAAACGGCGAACAACCTAAAATTCTAATGATGCAGAAAGCTATCAAGAATGGGAAACATTGAACATGACTGAAAATGACTAATACCAGCTCGCAAACTACATGTGCGGTTAGATATATAATTTAACACGCAGATATGGAAGTAGTTTTCAATCCATGACATGTTCTGTGCCAACTAAATCACAGTCTAGGACCTAAATCTCAACAATTGAGGTTTAAGAAACAGACGGATGATTAACAAAATCACATGCCAAATTAACTGAAAGGATAGTAAATCTTACTTGTATAAGACAAATCAGCAAGTAGCAATTCAATTCATGGATTATCTTCATTACTTCGACAATTATTGTACTCCGATGGGTCACCATTTGGACCCTATAATCGAAACAGACAAGCAAATATTACGAGTCAAAATCAAGAGCATTAGGAGAAAAACAAGAGGActaacatcatttaaaatttaCAGATGATAATTCTTAAAGAATTACCCTTAAATCGAAGATGAAGATTACAAAAACCCAAAATTACAGGTAAGTTAGGGTTTTGGGGATTTAATTAGGAGAAAATTTGGAGAAGATGAGTAATAGCTATTCGGGGGCCAACCATTTGATCCATGGATTCTCCGATTTTTCTCTCGCTTGAATTGGTAAACGAGGTGGGTGGGACAGTGGATCGGCAATTTAAAAACGAAAAAGTTTATTGACGGTGGAAAATGTGGGGGAGCAAAAATCCCGAGTAAAAATCCCGCCTCTAATAAATTGTTGGGCCGGCTTTACCCATTCATCGTTGTCAATGCTAAGAAAGCGGCCGGATCCGTTGATTTCCCTGTCGGAATGAAAAATGGGATAAACACTCGGTAAGTGTATCACTTCCGGCCGACACCTCTTAAACTTGGTTAGGCAGGAGACTTTTTTTTTCGAAAATTTTCCACACTCAACATAAATCAATTTTAAAAATATTCAATATAGGATGGACGAAGTTAATAAAAATCACTTTTGTAAAAATATAAGTAAAAAATAGGTTCCTACAAAGTCAGAGAAATCAAAACCTGTAGAAGCTTGTGGATTTGGGCTTCCTTGCCTCAGTTCAAAGAATATGGTTCCTAAAACCTATTATTATATATGTGTCGACATAATGTGCCACTTTTATACCCATCATGGATACGGAAAAATGGCAAAAATATGTGCtcaagtgtcaaatatattaccttcattttaaaaaagaaatactttcactttttcaatttggcctattttcaggttaaaatgaaaaactgaaagtatctcttttaaaATGGAGAAAGTATCATTTAGGCATACGCGACATAGCATCTAGAGAGCGAGAGAGATTCCTTTGTTTGATGGTCCCCGAATCGCTTGACGTTCAGAATAACGTCAACGCTAGTCTTTTTTTCGCTCATCGCTATGATCATCGATCGGCAGATCATCATCTAACGGCCAAGAACTCACCCCCTATAAATATGCAACTTCAatatcatttcaactcacaccatctCAACTTTAAATTCATCATTTCAACATGGCTAGTGATGGCTACACCAAAGTGGATAGTACTCGCTTctgttgagaagaagatgtttctctAATTCGATGTTGGATATCAGTTGCAGTGATAGAGATTTTAATTAGTCACTTTTGATTTACGGGACACGGTGTTTCAAAGGTTTAGGCGCTAAGTCGTGTAAATTCATGAAGAAGAAATGATTGTCTTCAAGAAAGATATTGCTTTATCAATAAAGATGTGGGAAAAAATATGCGCAAATTTTGTGGATGATAAAAGGGGATCATCCTGGGTTTTCAATCGACTAACTAAAAATTAAAGCTCGTACCAAATTTGTTGAAgacaacacaagaaaacagtTTAAGCATGATGAATGTTATCAACTCTACAAAATTCATCTGTAGATATTTAATTATGATTAAGTAGCAATTGCGGTTAATTATCATTACATATTATTGGAACTTAATGAAATGTAAAACTAATTTGGATTTGAACattaatatatatatagttttcatTAATAAAAACCAAAAGATTACATTAAAAATGTACTTAAATTAAATTATATCCACAGACTACCTATTTCCCTGATCATTTCCTCCCTCACCATTAAAGATACAATTGATCATGCTTTCTGGATCAAGAGTGTTGTTTATCGTTTCAAAGATTGAGCCGGTTTGAGATTGACTGGTGGTTGAGTCTCTTCAAAATCGTCATAACCTTGAAAAATAAACGGGTTCACTGGGTGGAGGTGAACATAATAGCAATCTTGAAATTAATACGTGAGTTTGAAATGCATAATATGCTGATGAGGTTGAGGTAATTGGGGTAAACAAAATAGATTTCCTAATTACTTCAATGGTCAAGCCACAAGCAGGAGTCATAGTGTTAGTTGTAAATTGGTTAAACAAACCTCTAGTAGTGGTTTCCATGTCCATGACTTTATTACCTCCATGTACTTGAGTATCTAACACTACATTTAGAGTAGAACTATCCACCACTACAATATGTATGGGACCCCTTCTTAATTTTTTTTGACTTATTTCACTTCCACGCCTTCGCTAAGTTGAACCACCAGGACTTGTATCTTTACGGCCAGGACTAGAGCATATATCGGGACTCGTACTTCTGCTACCATGACTTGGGATTATACTACCATGAATCGTACTTGTTCCACCATGACAGGAATATCCAGAAATACTCATGTTAAACATTATGCGTTCCCTCACTCTTTGCATCTAACTCAAATGGAATCTCTGAAATCCATGTATGTAGTAGATCATAATAATCGTTCAACTGGTTCTGAAACTTCTCCGATGTAGCATCAACCACCAGCATCACCACCCCTACCCCCATACCCACCCATTATAAATAAGTCTTTTCTAGTTCTCTAGGAACAATCGGAACAACAACTATATCTCCAGACATGGATAATCTAGCTAGAGTCTCTACGTCCCAAGAAAATGGTGACATAGTCGACGATGAACCTGCTTAATTAGGATGTAAAAACTTCATCACATATCTCTTGTGGAGGTTAAGAAGGGGTCACCAAGCGGCGTCCTATCTAAAGCTTGATAATCCATCCGATCCAAATTTAACAGTTGCATAGCAATATCGGGCTTGAAAATAGTGTTGAACCAATATATGTAATCATTTATAGAACTAAGCTCTTGGATCAA includes the following:
- the LOC113286801 gene encoding 7-deoxyloganetin glucosyltransferase-like, producing MIKKPHVVCIPFPAQGHISPMMKLSKILHHRGSHVTFVNTEFNHQRLLNSRGPDSLIGLPDFHFETIPDGLPPPTNPNATQDIVSLCISTQTTCLEPFRNLVHRLNNNSVSNVPLVTCIVSDAGMSFTLQVAKELEIPDLLFHTISFSSLACFMHYPHLIERGLVPLKDESCFTNGCMDTQIDWIPGIKNILFRDLPSSVRTTDPNDAILNYVLREVKRSYEATAWIFNTFDELEIEVLDAFKSQLSLPQIYTIGPLHNLDNQIPQHGLQSIGSNMWKEDTKCIRWLDSKEPNSVMYVNFGSIAVITTQQLVELAWGLANTKHPFFWIIRPDLVVGESAILPPEFVIETKERSLLASWCPQEYVLNHPSIAGFLTHCGWNSTLESLSSGVPMICWPFFGDQLTNCSYSCNHWGVGMEIDNEVKRDEVEKMVRELMEGETGKEMKSRAMELKKKAEEATSPGGSSYANVDEIINLLAV